GATTAATCCATGGTGATCTGTCCCAAAAGCCAACGTAAATCCGATTAAAATCCATTGTAAAGAAATTAGTCCGATAGTAATCCAACTGTGCATTAACGTACCAAGTACATTCTTTTTGCGAACCATGCCACCATAAAAGAGCGCTAAACCCGGAGTCATCAGAAGAACCATCGCAGAAGAAACTATGATAAATGCTGTATCTCCCGTATCCACCCTTAATCCCTCCTTAAAAACAAGAAGCACTTTGAGACCTCTCGCGAGTATCCCAAAGCGCCATTGCTTTGACAATATTCTATTCCCATGGGTTTGGCTGTGCACACCTTATGTTTTGTATTCTAGCATAAAGACCAAACCAATGACAATACCCTAATCTTTATGAATTCTGTATACTAACAGAAATCGGAGGTCAGAAGCCAGAGGCCAGAAGTGAGCTCGTTCAGCCTAGCAGAACGAGTTACTGAAAATAGTTTATTACTGCCGGAACCACTAAGGGGTTGTAGATAAACTCCAAAAATATAAACAGTACAAATCCCACAATTCCCCCAATCATTGAACCATTAATTCGAATCCATTGTAAATCATTGCCTGCCTTATCTTGAACAAATTGGTTAAGATCTTCATCTGTGTAAGCCTCCAGAGTTTCTCTCACCATGTTTCCGATGACGTCATGTTCATTCTTCATAACCCGGCATAACAGATCAACAATAAACAAATTGATTCTTTCTTGAAGTGCTTTGTTATTCTTCATTTCAGTCCAATAGCTGTCGAAATAAGGATACAATATACGATGCAGCACATTCAACTCCAAGGTTCCTGAAGAATCAGTCAATCTTTCCTGAATGACTGTGATGAGATTTTCGAGAAAGTTCACCAGTGAAGGATCCTTCAAGAGGTCCCCTTTCCATTGCTGAATCCTTTTTTCAGACTCAGAATCCTGTGCCAATTCAATAATGCCTTTAATAAGATTGTCTTTCAAAGTTATACGCAGCTCTTGATCAGGGTCTTTTAATTTTCGTAAGGTTAACAGCAACTCTACTTGCAGAGCATCTGCTGCCTCATCTAAGTTTAGACCATCCGACATCTCAACAAATCCTATAAGGGTTCGAAAGATAGCCCCTCCGTTACTAACCTTTTGCTGTTTAATTTCTTCCAGATAACGTATAATCACTTGCCGGGTTTCCCCATCGGCGGCTTTATCCCATAATTCCTCTGCCAGCCGATTTAGCCCTATATCAATATAGCCATGATTCAAAGCCCATCCGCTTACACCCTGGACAGTGGAAACCAAATCTCCAGCATCGGCATTCTTGCGAAGATAATCTAAAATTCCGTTGGCAAGGCGGTCCGGCGACTGTTTTTTAATATAACTCTGGAGAAAGGGGACCACCATATTCGTCAGGTAAAGAGATCCTCCTTTCTTATTCAAATAGTCTATCAGGTATTCGACAAAGGAAATCCCTTCAATTTTTTTGCGTATTAAATCCACATGTAATAGCTCAGATTGAACCATCGTAGCAATGGCTTGAATAACCTTCTCCCTGTTGCGAGGAATCAGCGCAGTATGAAAACCCCACCCTAGCGGCTTTTTAAAAATCGCAGTTACTGCAAACCAATCGGCAATACCGCCAACAAAGGCGGCTTCTAAAACAAAGTGCACTAACCTAACCCCAAAATAACCGGGATAAAAGTGCTCAGCTGCTGCCGCACTCAAAAAAAGAATAAACACTATTGAAAGAATAAGATTTGCTTTTTTATGATAATCCATCACTACAGCACCATCCCAAGCAAATAAATCAACATACCGGCCAAACCGCCAACCACTGAGCCGTTGATTCGAATCATTTGCAAGTCATTACCTGCTTTTTCCTCAATTAAATCAACCAGCTTGTCATCTGTCAAAGGTTCTAACCCTTCTCTGACCATGCGTCCGATCATATTATGATGATAGTTAATCTGCTTTTCGAGAATAGCTCTTATTTCTTCATTTACCTTCTCCCTCAAGACATGGTTTTCATCAATTTTATTAAAAACCGCCTGCCAATAACTGCTTATTAATCTATAAAGCTGTTCAGGATCTGAAAGAGAATCCTCTGAGCTTGTCCCTAAGCAAGCCCTCATAATATTATCTTTGCAGCTCTCAATTCCTCTGTCGATGACATCAGTAAAAAAGAGATTAATGCTTTCTTGGAGAGAAACCTTTGTTTTGAGTTCCAAAACAAAACGCAATAATGCTTCCTCAAGCCACTGCAGCACTGTACCATCTTGCAATACTGTTTGGACTTTTACCTTAAGACCTTGGGCAATCTCCGCGGATGAAGGCAAAAACATTCCCACCATTTTACGAGTAGGATTTTTTTCTTCATACCTTGCCAAAGCTGACTCCATCAAATCTTTTAATGTAGCCTGAACGATAGGCTGATCCATATATTTTGCTGCGGCACGGCATATTGCTTCCAAGACCAGGTTAACTTCTCCATGTTCGAGAGAGAACTCGATCACCTCTGCAAGTGTTTTTGCTGCCTGAAAATCACCTATGTTCTCACGAATCAATCCCTTTATCTGTTGCTCAACCTCTTCAGAGCCACGATTATTCAGGAGATCATGGCCAAAGGAAGCCAACATTCGGCTCACTGTTTCCTGAACATCCTGTTCTCGAAAAACCCTAATCATTACCCTGGAAAAATCCCAAGCCGTCAGTTTCCGTCTCAGGATCTCTTGAGACAGTAATTCATGCTGTACCATATCCGCCAAAGCAGCAAAAATCCTTTCTCTGTTTTGAGGAATAATTTCAGTACGAATCACTCGGCCCGGCCGAATACCGAGAGGACGACGAAATAGTGCCGTAACTGCAAACCAATCAGCGAGTCCCCCAATCATCCCCGCAATGCACCCGCTTGAGATAAGCCCTCCGATAAAACTGCCCTGAAGATAAAAGGGATAACTCACCAAAAAACCCAGGGTAATTCCTCCCAAAGTAAGATTAGCACTTTGAGTATTGTTTCTCTTCGCCATATTCTTCACCTACATCAAAACATTAAGAAATCAAGCTTCTTCACTAACACTTTCTTCCCTATTTTAGTATATTTTTTATTAATGCACCAGCACGCCCACTAATAAGGATTCTCTTTCCCCATCAGGATATACAAAAGACTTAGGCCTTTCATTTGGCCTAAGTCTTTTGTAACGCTGCCATTGCCGTTTTCTACTCATAAACCTTTTCTTCCGTCAAATGGGCATTTAATGCATCTTCTTCAATGGCCCGGTGGTCGGCTGTCTGCTTGCCGAATTCTTTGTAATATTCATGCTGAATAATGAGATCCATCACTTCATTGGTACCCGTCCATATCATGATCAAACGTGTATCCCGCAGCAGTCTCTCCACAGGGTATACATTGGTATAACCAATTCCTCCCATAATTTGCATAGCGTTATTAACCACTTCCCAAGCAGTATTGGTAGCAAATTTTTTAGCTTCAGAAACAAGACGCCTGCCTTGAGCTCCAGGTACACCTGAGTCAATAGCTCGAGCTGCCGTGTAGACTAAGGAACGGGCTGCGTCCAAACGTGTGATAGAATCTGCCACCTTAAAACTCACTGCTTGAAAATCTTTAATAGTGTGGTTAAATGCCTTACGCTTTGTACTATAGGCTGTCGCAACATCTAGTGCAGCACGTGCCATACCTAAGGCCCCGGCTGCACTGGTCATTCTTTCCGGAATCATCATTTGATAAAAGATTTGGGCAGCTCCATTTTCTTTACCCAAAAGATTTTTGCCAGGAACCCTTACATCCTTAAAGACGACCCGTCCTGCTCCACCGCCTCTCGTTCCCATTAATCCATATAAATACCCAACTTCTACACCTGGGCCCCTGTCAACGATAAAGGCGCTCATGCTTTCATGGGCTTTGCCCTCAGGATTGGTTTTAGCATACACCATAAAATAGTCGGCTCCTTCGGCTCCCACGACAAATCGCTTCTGACCATTGAGAATATAATCCTCCCCATCTTTAACCGCTACGGTGGTAGCTCCAAAAAAATCAGACCCGCCCCTCGGTTCGGTTAAAGCCTCAGCGGTGTAAAGTTTTCCTTCTAGAGTAGGTTTAAGATAACGCTGTTTTAAATCTTCTGAACCAAAGCAGGCAAGTGCTTCTCCTACAATGGAAGGAAGAGAGTACAAACATGCTAAGCTGGTACCCAAAACTCCAATTTCCTCCAGAACCCCGATTTCGTCAACCCAATTAAGCCCCCTCCCGCCATAGTTTGAGGCAAAGCGCAAACCCAAAAGATTTGCTTGCCCAAGCTCTTTAATATAGTCCACGGGATAGACCACCTTCTCGGCATCCATATCCAGGATTAATTGTTTGGGTACCTTCTCTTTAACAAAGGCCATCGCTTCCTTCTGCAGTTCTTTTTGAGCATCGGTTAAAAGAAAATCGAACATTTTTTCTCCTCCTTTTATGGATAGTTTTTAGGTGTTATTACGAGGTTTCGTTCTGTTCTTTTCCTGCATTTCTCTTTCTTAGCAGCTCTGTAAATTGCTGATGATAATCCAGTAACTCTTCTTTAAGCAGCATAAGTTCTTTAATTTTTTCCTCAAGCTCCTGCAGGCGTTTCTCTCCATAAGCCACAGCACGTTCCAATTGAAGACCTTCCGTCCGATCAATGTCATAAAGATCGAGCATCTCCTTAATTTCAGCCAAAGAAAATCCTAGTTTTTTGCCTCGAAGTATTAAGGTTAAACGAGCTCTCTCCCGAGGACCATACAACCTCTGACTCATCTTCTCGTGATGCAATGGGGTCAGCAATCCCATTTCCTCGTAATACCTTATGGTTCTTGGGGTTACCAGCATTTCTTGAGCTAACTCTGAAATGCTTATAAGCGGCTGTTCCACTTCTTGATCATCACATCCTCCGTATTAATTTTAATAATATTCTGACACCAGTTGACGTAAACGTCAAGGCCATTTTTATGTCGATTCCACTTATTCCAATATTAATATCCATAAATTTAAAAAATCTGACTAACCTGTACGTAAATCTTGGAAAAATGGGAACTATAAATCATGTTTATCTTTACAAATAAAGGGGAATTAAAGGAGGACTCTCATGTGTAATAATAACACGTTGATTAAAGATCCCTATAAGCAGTTGGATGATTATATTGACAGTCTCCCTTATAAAAAAGAGAACCTTATTTTGATTCTTCATTATGCTCAAAAACTTTTTGGCTACTTGCCTGACAAGGTTCAATGGCATATTGCCCAAAAGCTGGACATACCTTCTGCCAAGGTCTATGGTGTGGTAAGTTTCTATTCATTCTTTACTATGAAACCCCGCGGACAGCACTCAGTAAATGTCTGCATGGGAACCGCCTGTTTTGTCCGAGGTGCTGAGAAACTTCAAAATGAAATAGAAAAACAACTTTCGATAAAAACGGGACAAGTCACGTCGGATCAGCTTTTTTCCTTAGATTCTGTGCGCTGTATTGGTGCTTGTGGTTTAGCCCCTGTCATGACGGTGGATGGAAAAGTACATGGCCGCTTAAATACTTCTGAGGAGATAAAACAAGTCCTTGATAATTATCGCCCCACAAACTAACTAAATTCTAGAACCGTTGCCAAAGGAAGGGAAACCATATGAAACTCAAAGACGCCGCTGTACTAAATACTCTAAAAATGGAGAGCAAGCCCCTGCTGGAAAATCGTCGTATCTCAGCTCCAACGACAACTCAAGAGGCTCTTAACAAGCCCCGTCACATTATGGTCTGCGGGGGAACGGGTTGTCATGCCTCGGAAAGCCCTGAAATCTTTCGTTTATTGAAGGAAGAGCTGGAACGGCACCAATTATCCAATCAAGTAGAAGTCATCCAAACCGGGTGTTTCGGCTTCTGCGAAAAAGGTCCGATTGTGGAAACTCACCCAGATAATATTCTTTATGTCGAAGTTTCCAGCAAAGACGTGCCGGAGATTATTGAACAACATTTTGTTCAAGGAAAACAAGTTGAACGACTTCTTTATATGGATCCCAACACGGAAAAGCGTTTTGCTTCTGACCTTCCCTTTTATCATAATCAACTCCGGATTGCCCTGCGCAACTGCAGCTACATTGCTCCTGAGGACATTCGTGAATATATTGCTGCCGATGGATATCAAGCGTTGGCTAAAGTACTTTTTCAGATGACACCAGAGTCGGTTATCAATGAAGTAAAAAAAAGCGGCCTGCGCGGGCGAGGGGGCGGCGGATTTCCCACGGGCCAAAAATGGGAATTGACACGCAAAAGTGAAGCGAATCGACGCTACATAATTTGTAATGCGGACGAAGGAGACCCTGGTGCTTTTATGGACCGCTCCATCCTTGAGGGGGATCCTCACAGCGTTTTAGAAGCAATGCTGATCGCAGGGTTTGCCATCGGGGCCAATCATGGATTCATCTACATACGCGCGGAATATCCCTTAGCCATTCACCGCCTGGAAGTAGCCATTAAGCAAGCTCGGAAGTATGGATTGCTTGGAGAAAAAATTCTAGGCAGTGACTTCTGTTTTGACCTGGATATCAAATACGGGGCGGGAGCCTTTGTCTGCGGTGAAGAAACGGCCTTAATTCATTCCATTGAGGGGTCCCGCGGCGAACCTTCGGTCAAGCCGCCCTTTCCTGCTCAAAAAGGCTTATGGGGCAAACCCACTTGTGTCAATAATGTAGAAACCTTTGCCAATATACCTCCCATAATTTTAAAGGGAGCAGATTGGTTTGCCGGCATTGGCACAGAAAAAAGTAAAGGAACCAAAGTATTTGCTTTAGCAGGAAAAGTAAACACTGTCGGCCTTGTTGAAGTCCCTATGGGAACAACCCTTCGTCAAATCATTTTTAATATCGGCGGGGGGATAAAACACCATAAAACTTTTAAGGCAGCTCAAACCGGGGGGCCCTCCGGCGGCTGCATCCCTACGAAATATTTAGATACCCCCATTGATTATGAGTCCTTAATATCCATCGGCTCCATGATGGGCTCCGGCGGGCTGATTGTTATGGATGAAAGCGACTGCATGGTTAATATCGCCAAATTCTTCCTGGAGTTCACCGTCGATGAGTCCTGTGGCCGCTGCACTGCCTGCCGAGTCGGTACAAAACGCCTGCATGAAATACTGACTAAAATCACTGAAGGCAAGGGTTCCTTAGATGATTTAGACAGTTTAGAGAAATTGTGCAAAATCATTAAGGATACTTCTCTTTGCGGTCTTGGCCAAAGTGCACCTAATCCTATTCTTTCAACATTAGAGTATTTTAGGGATGAGTATTTGGCCCATGTCGTTGATAAATCCTGTCCGGCAGGAGTATGCAAAGGTCTGTAGAGATATACGATTACGGACAAATGCAAAGGATGTACTCTTTGTGCTAAACACTGCCCTGCCAACTGCATAACCGGTTCTGCCAAAGAGACTCACGTTATTGATGAAGAACGCTGCCTAAAATGTGGAGCATGTATGAAAAAATGCCGGTTCGGTGCTATTATCAGACATTAATTGCTCCTGAAGGAGGACTCCATTGTGGATGTACAACTAACAATCAATGATATACCTCTTACTGTTCCGGAAGGAATGTCCATCTTGGACGCTGCCCGCACCATCGACATAGACATTCCAACCTTATGTTACCTTAATCTTCACGAGATGAGAATGAATAATCATATTGCCTCTTGCCGGGTCTGCGTCGTAGAAGTCGAAGGGCGGCGCAATTTAGCCCCGGCCTGTTCGACTCCTGTCTTTGACGGCATGGTAGTAAAAACAGATTCTTTGCGTGCCGTACAAGGCAGGCGAACCATGGTCGAACTCTTGCTTTCAGACCACCCGAAATCCTGTTTGACTTGCTCTAAAAATTTAGACTGTGATCTTCAAGCACTTGCCGCTGATTTAGGGATACGGAATATTACCTATGAAGGGGAAGAATCGGAGTATGAAATTGATAAATCCAGCTTAGCGATCATTCGCGATCCCAATAAATGTATCCGCTGCCGGCGCTGTGAAACCATGTGCAACGAGGTTCAAACTGTCGGGGTCTACTCAGCTGTAGGCCGCGGCTTTGAAACTGTGGTAAAAACCGCTTTCGATTTGCCGCAGCACGAAACCTCTTGTACCTTCTGCGGGCAGTGTGTAGCCGTCTGCCCAACCGGGGCCTTGATGGAATTAGATCAGGTAGACAAGGTGTGGAAAGCCCTTAACGATCCAAACCGCTTTGTTATTGTTGAAACGGCACCGGCTGTTCGTGTCGCCCTAGGCGAAGGGTTCGGCTTAGAACCCGGGACAATAGTCACCGGAAAAATGGTCGCTGCCTTGCGCAGGCTAGGCTTTGACCGTGTTTTTGACACAGAGTTTGGGGCAGATGTGACCATTATGGAGGAAGCAACAGAGTTGATTCATCGTCTGGAACATGGAGGCCGCTTGCCGATCCTTACCAGCTGCTGTCCTGCCTGGGTTAAGTTTTTTGAGCATCAATTTCCGGATTTATTGGACATCCCCTCGACATGCAAATCCCCTCATGAGATGTTGGGTGTCCTTTCAAAAAGCTATTATGCCGAAGCTTATGGTATCGATCCTAAAAAGATAACTGTTGTCTCTGTTATGCCCTGCATTGCTAAAAAATACGAAGCTGCCCGCCCGGAGCTTGGCCAAGACCCGGTGACCCCAGATGTGGATATCGTAATCACGACCCGAGAACTCTCTCGAATGATTCGCGAAGCGGGCATTCATTTTGAGCATCTTAAGGATGAAGAATTTGATCACCCCTTAGGGGAATCAACAGGAGCAGCTGTGGTTTTCGGCACAACCGGCGGAGTTATTGAAGCGGCCTTGCGAACCGCCTATGAATGGCTGACAGGACATCCTTTGGAAAACGTAGAATTTGAACCTCTACGGGGAATGGAGGGAATCAAAGAAGCTGTTATTCCCATTGGTGAACGTGACTTTAAAATTGCAGTCACCCACGGGTTAGGAAATGCCCGAACCATTCTTGAGAAAATCCAAGCAGGAGAAAGCCATTATGATGCTATCGAGATCATGGCTTGCCCCGGGGGATGCATCGGCGGCGGAGGTCAGCCTTATCATCATGGGAATCTGGAAATCCTCCAAGCCCGGGCTAATGCAATTTATCAGGAAGACCGCTCCAAACCATTGCGAAAATCTCATGAGAATCCTGCTGTCATCAAGCTTTACAATGAATACATCGGCAAACCATACGGAGATAAAGCACACGAATTACTTCATACCAGTTTCACTCAGCGCCCAAAAATCTAAACCAGAAAACACCGGGGACGGTTTTCCTATCATTAATGACAGGAGAACCGTCCCCGTGTCTGCGCCTGTGTCTGCGTGTCAGTCCTCGTCTGCACAAATTTTAGTTCATTTTGCATCGACCTGCCAACTACTATATTTAAATGTTTAAGGTTATGATAAACTCTATAAGAAAATCTAAACATGGAGGAAACGATGCAGCACGAATTCTCAAGAACAGAACTACTAATTGGTCAACGCGGTTTGGAAAAGCTTAGGCAAAGCACAGTTATGATCTTTGGCATCGGAGGGGTCGGGTCTTTCACTGTAGAAGCCCTGGCTCGTGCCGGTATTGGACATTTAATTCTTGTCGACTATGATGAAATTTGCCTTACAAATATAAACCGTCAATTACATGCCCTTCATTCTACGGTAGGCCTGGCAAAAGTTGAGGTAATGAAACAGCGAATCCTTGAGATAAACCCTCAAGCTAAGGTTGAAGCTATTAAAAAATTCTATTCAGCGGCAGATGCCGACTTTTTCCTCAATCAAACTTTAGACTATGTAATTGATGCCATTGATACTGTTTCCAGCAAGGTAAATTTAGCGAAAGAATGTTTACAACGTGAGATTTCCTTTATCTCCAGCATGGGGGCAGGAAATCGTCTTTCCGCTCAAAACTATCGGGTCTCCGATATTTCTAAAACAAGCGGAGATCCTCTGGCCAAGGCTATGCGCAAACTATTACGCAAAGAAGGCATTAGCAAAGGAATCAAAGTTGTATTTAGCCCGGACTCTCCGCAAACTCCTCTCTCTGCGGCGTCCGAGTGTCAAACAAACTGTATCTGCCCAAGCGGAGATGCCCCCTGCGCAGCAAAACATCAAATTCCCGGGAGCATCTCCTTTGTACCCCCTGTCGTTGGCCTGCTCCTCGCAGGAGAGGTTATTCGGGATTTACTTAACACATTGGGTTCTGAGTGAATTCTTTTGTTTAGTCAGCATGGTCCTTAAAACTAATAAGAATACCCCGATATCAATTAAAATATCTCCAATACTAAACATTTGTTTTAAGCCAAATATATTTATATAAAAGCGATCTGCCAGAATAGGCAAGCAGGTCATTGATGTCATCAAGCCATGAGTGCCTTGGCCATGAAGCAATGCTTCTCTGCTTTCCTCCGGAAGGAGCATCGGGTCGACGGGCATAACTCCTCCATTAATGGCAATTACAAGGGTATTCAGCAAAATTCCCAGGGCAATCCACCTCATACCTGGGCAGGCTCTGTTACGATATGTAAACAATAATAATAAACAATAAGACCCTATACTAAGAAACTGGCTGGTCCACTCGGTGCCTAACCCTACTTCCCTGACCGCTGCCCAATACAGACCACTTTGTATGATAAGAGCGACAGGGACCAACCATGGTTCAGATAAAGAGAGCTGGCCCAATCGGCTAAGCTTCCCTCCGCACATCTTACTTACTGCTAAAGCAATCAATAAGCTCTCTATGAGCATACTTCACCTCGTACATTGACTATCTGCAAACGTTGCTCGGAACTAACCCTTTGAGCGACTTCAATTGTAACCACCCTACAGAAAACCTCTACCAACTCAGGATCCAACTGGGTTCCGGCAACTCTTTTCAACTCCGCTACAGCCTCATCATGACTGCTGCCTTTCCGGTAACTCCTATCTGATGTAATCGCATCATAGGTATCCGCAACCGCAATAATCCGCGATTCTAGTGGTATCTGCTCTCCTGAAATCCCATCAGGATATCCCTTCCCGTCAATCCGTTCATGATGGTGACGGACTACTTGCCCTATATCAAATAAGAATTTAATTCCTTTAATGATGGTTTGTCCAATAACAGGATGGCTTCGAATAGCTTCCCACTCTACATCAAGGAGTTCGCCCTCTTTATTTAAGATGATTTCACTTACCCCAATCTTACCGACATCATGCAGCACCGCCGCATACTTAAGAAACTCAATTTTTTCCTCACTCATCTTGATTCCTTCAGCTATTGAGACTGCTAGCTTCGCTACTCTCGCTGAATGACCGCTAGTATAAGGATCTTTGGCCTCTAAAGCTTGAACTAAGGCTTCAATGGTATTGAGATAGTTATCACGCATATCTATATAAAGCTGAAACGCATGACGAGAGATTAAAAGCGGGATAAAGAGTAAGAGAATCCCTAGCGCACCCTGATCTGTGTATATCAATGCCAGTAAAAACCCAAGAGGAACAAGTGCGACAAAATTTGGTACAGCCCATCGAAAATTAACGAGCCATAATGACCAAGGACTCTTATTGGAAGCTATCCCCAATACTACAGCAACAATTGTCATATTCATAATCATGTAGATTGTCGCTGCTATAAAGTAAAACAAAATCGATCTAAATTCAAATTGATAAAAAGTAATTTTAGAATAACTAATTGCAACATGAGCCATGGATAAAGATATCACGTATTGTGATGCATTAAACACTCTTTTATAAAAAGGTTGCTCTAAACCAGCTTTGCCAAAAATAAGAAGACCCGACAAAGCCATCGCTGTTAAAGTCACTCCTAAAGGAAATAAAATTAAAGAAGAAAGAAAAATGGAATAACTAACCGTTACGTACCCCCCTTTTGGCAGGGCAACTGGCAGAGATTCCGAAGCAATTGCAAGAATCGCAAAGATTAATAGATTAATAAGTTGCGGTTCATTCCAATCTGTAATGATAATATTCCATATCAATATCACGGTGGCGGACGTAACGATTAATGCAAAAAATAGTTTTAGTTTTATCGATTTACTTTCCATTTGCCACCTCATTATATATTTGGCCGACACTTACAATTAAAACTCACAGCTACGTAACCCATTTGAAAGTGAGTTATTCCATTAACTTTATTTTCTCAGTAATAGGCATTACCACTTAAAGGTCGCGCCACCGGCGAGTACGAGAGTAATAAGAACAGAAATTGCTTTTAATAATTTGTTCATTGCGGTAAACCTCCTTAATTTTTTTCTAAAGGAATTGTTTTACCGCTTCGCTCTTTTTCCGTTCCGCTGTTTTTTTCCGCTTCGCTATTGGAAAATTAAACAGTGTACTCTAAGATCTAATTGTTAAGTTGGTCGGCCAAAGTTATTAAATTAAGGGTTATTGAGAAACTCCAATTTCCGATTGACTGCATCCAGGGTCGCCTTAACAACAGCCTCCCTGTCATCATTTCTGACAATGGCACATCCTGTAAGAGATTGTTCTCCCGCCGAGGCAATTAACGTTATAGAAACTAAGGCAATCTGCTTCTTAGCCAACTGTATAATGCCGACATCTTCAGTGACAAATATAAATTTGCTTAAGGTGAGAGGCTCCAAGGCTTTAAGAGTGGCTTCAACAAACAGTCTCAGCTTATTATGTGAAGATGACGGTCCTGCAGCAATCCCTTCAATTAACTTATCCCCTTTTAACAATTCCACTTTTACTTCTGCCATTCCATTAACTGTCCTAAGGGTTACACCCACTAATTTAAGTCGAGACACCTCTTCAATTCCAGATGCCCCTTCCTCATCTTCAACTTGAGCGACACTAATCTTTTTATGGTCGACCTGTAAATCAAATTGAGCCGCCAAAATAGTTTCAATATCTCTAACAATCTGTTTAGGTGATCTTCCTGATTCTGCAAGAATATGTACTTCCTCAATTTCCCCTTGCACATTAACATTGATTCGAGCTGCAACTACCGACTTAATCTGCTTTATAGCCCGCTCCCAATCCTTAAGCGAATAAAGCGTTTCTGACATGAAAACACTCCTCAGTATCTCGATTCCTTTTTAAGTACAATAATGAAGTTTTTCGACATCTAATTGCATTTTCCTTTATTCATGTATGTTAAATGCAGCAAAAGACTTAACTTTTCAAAATATAGTGTTTAGGTAATATATTCTGTTTAACATGATAAAAAGATTTAAACCCTAAATAAAAGAAGCTAACAATTAATGAGGATATCCCGGTGAATTGAGACTTTCCGATAACTATCTCCATTCCCTGACTGATACCCTGTTCCTCGGTAAGACCTACGCTTGCCAATTCTGGTGAGGTATAAATACAGCTAGGTACAACCCTATATTCATCTGTTTTTGGCCGCCCATGTTTTCACTTCTCATTAGGCCTAATAAGATCATCTCAACGGTTAGTGCAACTAAGGCATATTTCGTGTAAGTGACTTTACGTTTGTCACTTAAGGACGGGTTAATTGCACCCATACATTTTCATAACACTAGCTCTTCCCTTCTTGATAAATTAATT
This Desulfosporosinus orientis DSM 765 DNA region includes the following protein-coding sequences:
- a CDS encoding DUF445 domain-containing protein — encoded protein: MDYHKKANLILSIVFILFLSAAAAEHFYPGYFGVRLVHFVLEAAFVGGIADWFAVTAIFKKPLGWGFHTALIPRNREKVIQAIATMVQSELLHVDLIRKKIEGISFVEYLIDYLNKKGGSLYLTNMVVPFLQSYIKKQSPDRLANGILDYLRKNADAGDLVSTVQGVSGWALNHGYIDIGLNRLAEELWDKAADGETRQVIIRYLEEIKQQKVSNGGAIFRTLIGFVEMSDGLNLDEAADALQVELLLTLRKLKDPDQELRITLKDNLIKGIIELAQDSESEKRIQQWKGDLLKDPSLVNFLENLITVIQERLTDSSGTLELNVLHRILYPYFDSYWTEMKNNKALQERINLFIVDLLCRVMKNEHDVIGNMVRETLEAYTDEDLNQFVQDKAGNDLQWIRINGSMIGGIVGFVLFIFLEFIYNPLVVPAVINYFQ
- a CDS encoding DUF445 domain-containing protein — encoded protein: MAKRNNTQSANLTLGGITLGFLVSYPFYLQGSFIGGLISSGCIAGMIGGLADWFAVTALFRRPLGIRPGRVIRTEIIPQNRERIFAALADMVQHELLSQEILRRKLTAWDFSRVMIRVFREQDVQETVSRMLASFGHDLLNNRGSEEVEQQIKGLIRENIGDFQAAKTLAEVIEFSLEHGEVNLVLEAICRAAAKYMDQPIVQATLKDLMESALARYEEKNPTRKMVGMFLPSSAEIAQGLKVKVQTVLQDGTVLQWLEEALLRFVLELKTKVSLQESINLFFTDVIDRGIESCKDNIMRACLGTSSEDSLSDPEQLYRLISSYWQAVFNKIDENHVLREKVNEEIRAILEKQINYHHNMIGRMVREGLEPLTDDKLVDLIEEKAGNDLQMIRINGSVVGGLAGMLIYLLGMVL
- a CDS encoding acyl-CoA dehydrogenase family protein is translated as MFDFLLTDAQKELQKEAMAFVKEKVPKQLILDMDAEKVVYPVDYIKELGQANLLGLRFASNYGGRGLNWVDEIGVLEEIGVLGTSLACLYSLPSIVGEALACFGSEDLKQRYLKPTLEGKLYTAEALTEPRGGSDFFGATTVAVKDGEDYILNGQKRFVVGAEGADYFMVYAKTNPEGKAHESMSAFIVDRGPGVEVGYLYGLMGTRGGGAGRVVFKDVRVPGKNLLGKENGAAQIFYQMMIPERMTSAAGALGMARAALDVATAYSTKRKAFNHTIKDFQAVSFKVADSITRLDAARSLVYTAARAIDSGVPGAQGRRLVSEAKKFATNTAWEVVNNAMQIMGGIGYTNVYPVERLLRDTRLIMIWTGTNEVMDLIIQHEYYKEFGKQTADHRAIEEDALNAHLTEEKVYE
- a CDS encoding MerR family transcriptional regulator; the encoded protein is MEQPLISISELAQEMLVTPRTIRYYEEMGLLTPLHHEKMSQRLYGPRERARLTLILRGKKLGFSLAEIKEMLDLYDIDRTEGLQLERAVAYGEKRLQELEEKIKELMLLKEELLDYHQQFTELLRKRNAGKEQNETS
- a CDS encoding complex I 24 kDa subunit family protein, with the translated sequence MCNNNTLIKDPYKQLDDYIDSLPYKKENLILILHYAQKLFGYLPDKVQWHIAQKLDIPSAKVYGVVSFYSFFTMKPRGQHSVNVCMGTACFVRGAEKLQNEIEKQLSIKTGQVTSDQLFSLDSVRCIGACGLAPVMTVDGKVHGRLNTSEEIKQVLDNYRPTN
- a CDS encoding NADH-dependent [FeFe] hydrogenase, group A6, with product MDVQLTINDIPLTVPEGMSILDAARTIDIDIPTLCYLNLHEMRMNNHIASCRVCVVEVEGRRNLAPACSTPVFDGMVVKTDSLRAVQGRRTMVELLLSDHPKSCLTCSKNLDCDLQALAADLGIRNITYEGEESEYEIDKSSLAIIRDPNKCIRCRRCETMCNEVQTVGVYSAVGRGFETVVKTAFDLPQHETSCTFCGQCVAVCPTGALMELDQVDKVWKALNDPNRFVIVETAPAVRVALGEGFGLEPGTIVTGKMVAALRRLGFDRVFDTEFGADVTIMEEATELIHRLEHGGRLPILTSCCPAWVKFFEHQFPDLLDIPSTCKSPHEMLGVLSKSYYAEAYGIDPKKITVVSVMPCIAKKYEAARPELGQDPVTPDVDIVITTRELSRMIREAGIHFEHLKDEEFDHPLGESTGAAVVFGTTGGVIEAALRTAYEWLTGHPLENVEFEPLRGMEGIKEAVIPIGERDFKIAVTHGLGNARTILEKIQAGESHYDAIEIMACPGGCIGGGGQPYHHGNLEILQARANAIYQEDRSKPLRKSHENPAVIKLYNEYIGKPYGDKAHELLHTSFTQRPKI